TGACCGGTACCGGATCATCAACGTAATTTATGGCGATAGATAGATTGCCAACGAGTATCTTCTCCCCGCTTCCGTAGTTCGCTTGCTCATTCGGACTGGCACCATGGGCCAGAAGTTTTCTTATCATGTTTATGTCGCCGTTTCTAACAGCAAGATTCAATGGTGTGTACGCAGAATCGGTATGTGCATTCGGATCGGCCCCGAGTTTCACCATCCAGTCCACCATGTTCATGTCTCGTTCGTTTACTGCGGATAACAATAACCGTTCCTTTGGCATAAGCTTCACAATCATTACGACGGCAATACAACACGCTAGCAAGGACAACATGATCTTTATAAACAGCCTCACTGGTTACCTTCCTTTCAATGCTTAGTAGTATCCGGCTCTCATCTTGTCTTCGATGTTAGTCGCAATCACAAGCAAAATTACGCCGACAACCAAAATGATGAATCCGATCCCGATTTGTGTTCTCTTCTTCTTTCTAATCGAAGCAAGGATATGTACAATGCCGGAAACTTCCGAAACAGCACCGATGATTTTTAGCAACAATGCCAAGGTTGCCATTGAATGTACCTTCTTTCGTATGATTGAAGTGAAGTCATAATGTAAATAAAGGGAGCACGGCGGCTCCCACAGGAAAACTTACAAATTGATGCGGCGAATCGCTTTATTGTCGTCATCATAAACAATAACGTTGCCATTGCTGTCGAAACTCAACTGGCTGATTTTATTGATCGGGTTGCCGTCATTGTAGGTCAGGTCTTTTCCTGCAATGAAAGTAGACAACTTGCCATTCAGATTCAATTCGTAAATGGTTGATCCGCTTGAAACGTAGAACATGCCATTGTAGGCCGTAACGCTGTTAAAAGTAAGATTATCGAACGATACAACCGTCTCAACTTTTCGAGGGAACAACTGTATTTTTGTCAGGGTGCGATTACCTGTGTCGAGCACATATAAATTGTTATCAGCAGTGATGACATCCAGTGGTCGATCATTTACGTTGTCATATCTGCTAAACGTAACTCCGGTAGCATCCTTCTCACTTGCCAGCAGTTGCGACTCGGAACCGATTGCGGCAGAGTATATAAAGGAATCCGTCCAGTTCCCGCCCCTGCCATAGATAAAATTGTTATTGTTATCAATACGGAAGAATCGATAGTTATAGTCCTGCCTGTTGTTCAAACCGTATGTGGAGAGTGAAACGGCAGACGATGTTAATTCAAAGATTTGATCTGTCCACGGATTTGAGAAGCTAAATCCAAGAAGATATAATCGATTATTTGCATAACTGTAAGTCAACTTTTTGGCTCTAAAATCATTGTGGTCATAGTAAACAACTTTTCCGTCCTTTGAGAAGCTACCGTCAAACTGACTATCAACCGATTTGAATGTCTCGACCCGTCCGTTGGATTTATTAAACTTCCGGATTTTATTCTTGGATTGGTCGAGGAAAAATATATTGTCCTCTTTGTCCAAAACCATGCTGTCCACTGCATTAATTTTGGCTATGCTTACTGGCCCATCTACGTCTCCCTGCCCCATTCCGCCAACAAGGGTATCTACACTAAATTTCGCCGCTTGTGATGGTTGTTGCGGCTGGCTCGGTGTTGATGGATTTGTTGCTGGTGTAGTCGGTTGTGTTACCGGCGGCGTAGGCGTTGTTGTGGTCGTTTGATTTCCGCCGCCAACACCTTTGTTATCATTACCGTATTGATAAGCTCTCCAGAGCAATGTAGCGGCCTCAGCACGGGTTATCGAAGCCTGCGGACGGAATGATTCATCCTGATAGCCGGATACGAGTCCATTTTCGACAGCGACAGCAACGTAATCCTTGGCGGCTTCGGAGATACCCGCGTAGTCTTTGAACATAGCTTCAATGATCGAGCGGTTGGCTAGACGGGCAACGTCGTAGCCCTTGAGTTTCACCAACGCAACGGTTATATCTTCGCGTAATGCAGGTGCAGTCGGGTTGAAGATGTAGCTTCCGTCAGCGGTACGATAGCCCGTCATATAATCTTTAACAGCCTCAATATACGGAGAATACCAGTCCGTCGGTTTGACATCCGAAAACGAAGAATAGTTTACTTTCTTCGCTTGTAGACCCGATGCTTTAACGATGATCGTTGCGAATTCGGCTCGGGATACCTGATTTTCCGGCCTGAACTTACCGTCAGGGTAGCCTTCGAGGACTTTGCGGGACGCCATTTCGCTTATGTATTTATTTGCCCAATGCGTATTGGGCACGTCTGCAAAAGTGACGGTCGGAGTATTGGACGGTGCGTTTTGCAATTCCTCACCGTACCCAGGCAGTGCCGCCGATGCCGTTCCGAACAAGCTGAACACTAATATTACTGCGACGAGTAAAGATGTAATTTTCTTCACTGACATAGGCTCTTCTCCTTCTGTTGATAGTTTTTAAATAGGTGGCTTATGATAAAATCAAATTCATCTCTTTTTTCTGTTGGTGACGCCCTCCCTCTCTCTGATGAAAAATGTAGAATCTTGGCAATAGCCAGACAAGCCTATTATACAACGAATAAGTGTAGTTAAAAAGTTCTCCTATCATAGGATAAAAGTCTTGCTCTCACTCTACTAATCTGATGTAGAGGTGATGGCATGGCAGAGTTTATCCATATAGTTGGCAATCAAATTCGCAAGATTCGGAAGCTCAAAGGCATGACGCAAGAGCGGCTGGCAGAGAGATCCGGTCTGAGCTTCAGCTATATTAGTGACGTTGAACGAGGTACCCGTAATATATCGCTGGAATCGTTGGGCAAAATCATCAGTGCATTGGGTGTGAAACCCGCTCAACTGTTTGAGGATATTGAAGAATTGCCGATGCATTATGGCAGTGACAATATTCGCACTAAGATTGAGGACTTAAACGCTATGCTAAGCCAACGTCATGCAGATGAAGTGGACTTCGTGATCAAAGTGGCCCGCGAATTCCTGAACACTATTGATCGAAGGAAGCGTTGACGGCTATTTAATGGAGGAAAGATCGGCCCTATTTAGGCAAAAATCATATACATTTTCCGGAGGCACCACCCTGCTTTTATAACAAGGGGTGGCCAGCCGTTTAATGCCCCACCCGGTTACATATGGACTGCTTTCTGCTGTTATACAGCGGACGGCAGTCCTTTTTGTTTGGCAGGCATAACAGCGAGGACATGGAAGGTGAGAGGCTTCCACGATAACAAGGAGGGATGCGTTTGTTCGGTTGGTAATGATTGTCGGCGTAGCTGTCGGGGGATGGAAATTGCATCCTCAGGTAACGGTGGTTGCGTGCAAATGTCAATGGAATGTTTGGTCTGATTGAACTGGAGGCGAATGGACATGCAGATTCAGATTTATGTGACTGGAGAAGGAGAAACGGTTGGCCGCTGGCTGTCATTACCGATGCATCCGGATGATCTGAGGAAGGCTATGCAGGAAATTGCGGATGGCAATGAAGCGTTGGAGATTCGGGATTTTGAGGCCCCATTTATTATCGAGAGGGACGACGACGTATTCACTGTCAATGAGGTCGCCGCTGTCATGGCTCAATACGATCATCGGCTTGTGTATGCCCTTTGCGGATGTACGGATAATGCAGATCAGGTCATTCGCATTCTGAATGGCGGACAGCTCCGTGTGTATTATGACGTAGACAGCCTCTATGACGTAGCGGACGCCATGGTGCGGTCAGGGTACTATGGCCGCGTTCCTGTCACCCTTAAGCGGTTTCTCGACTATGACAAGTTGGTTCGGGAGTTAGCCGATGCAGGTTGGCACTTTCAGCCCGAGGTTCGTGTTGCTGTCCAGCCGTTCTATGCAATGGATGCCAATTGATAACCGGGAATTCGGCTGAATCGCGAAAATAATCAACGGAGGAAATATAATGCAGATCAACGTGTATATTGCCAATCTGGCGAAGTACAACGAGGGTAAGTTAGTTGGCCGTTGGGTCACATTGCCGATGGAACGGCATGAACTGAAGCAATGCATCCGGGATGTGCTTGGCAAAGACGAAGAATACGCGATTCATGATTATGAATCTCCATTTGCCATTGGCGAATATGAGGATGTGTTTGCCATAAATGATGACATGGAGATATTGAACCGTTACGACGACAGGCTGGTCGCGGCACTGTGTGAATTTCTAGGCAATCGTGACGAGGTGATTCAGGCCTTGCAGGCCGGGGAGTTCATCGTTTACTACGACATCGATGATTTGACCGACGTTGCGGAGCAGATGGCGGAGGAAGGACTGTTCGGCCATGTGCCGCCGTCGCTGATGCCATATCTGGACTACGGCAAGATCGCCCGGGATTTACAGCATGACGGATGGTATTTGAGCCGTCAGTTGCGGATTGCCGTGCGGTTGCAGTCCTAACAGCCTGACATTTAACTCAATATCGTTGATTTGCCTGCTTGAATCAAGCGGGTTATTTGTCGTGGGCATTTGACAGTGAAAATCCGGTAGTGAGAGTGCCGGAACATGGAAGGGAGGTGAACGCAATGGTAGTACGCAGGGGTTTGCCGGAAGAATTGCAGACTTTATTGAAGCAACTGGTCGCCAACGGCAGTGTGCGAATCGCGGGCACATTGCTGTACGCATGGTTCAGACGCTGTTGGGAGTTGGACGATGAGACAGCGGCCTATTACATGCGACGGTATTTTGAAAAGTATTTCAGCCGTCAACTCCAGTCTCACCGGAAACATGCAGGTGCAAAGTGACCGTCGGTTCCAGACTAAGGCAAGGAGGTGAAACGAAGATGAATTATCAGGCGTTCAAACGCAACAGCCAGAAGGAATATCTCGGCTACTGTGAACTGAAGGGCTTCATATACAGCGTGCGGATCGACAGTGACAAATACGCTGTCGTTGCCCTGAAGAATGGGCAAGTTGAAGTCTTGATCACGTACCGCGTGAAGCACGAAGTATCCGTCTGATGTTGCTTTGATGGGCAACGATGGACGGATTTTTTATTTCCCCAGAAGGAGGTGAGGACAAATGAATCGTTTGCAAATTCTCCGGAAGCAAAAGCAGTTCTGGCTATCAGTGAAACGCACACTGGACAAGAATGCTCCGATGTATACCGAGGAAGGCATGCAGTATGCCCGTGTGCTTACCAAGCTGGTGCTCATTGAACTGGAGATCGAACAGATCCAAAAAGAAAAAGCCGCCCGCTAATCGGAGCGACTAAGAAATAAATTATCTCGCACCCATCTTAACTCAATTTCATCACATCACGCAAGAGGGAGGCCGCCGTGGCTTCCCTTTTTGCATGTTCAGGAGGTTATTGCATTGAATCATTACGATACCATCAAGAGCCTGTTTGCTCAAACATTGGCCGAGCGTCCGGGTTCCTACATCGTAGAGGAACTTTTTTCCTGCTTCCCCTCAATTGCTGATTTGATGTCTGTCACAGAACAAGAACTGATGCAAATCAAGGGCGTTGGCAAAGTCCGGGCAAAACAAATCCTGGCCGCACTCGAATTGGCAAGAAAGCTGAATGTGCCGGTGGAGTCTCAGTACATTATTCGGAGTCCCCGTGACGCTGCCAACCTTCTCATTCCCGAAATGCGGTATTTGCAATGCGAGCATTTTGTCGTTCTGTTTCTGAATACCAAGAATGGTGTGATCGCAAGAGAAACAATATCAATCGGCAGTTTGAATGCTTCTATTGTACATCCGCGTGAAGTGTTCAAAGCGGCCATCAAACGGAGCAGTGCTTCTATTATTGCGGCTCATAACCACCCGAGTAGCAATCCGATTCCTTCTTCA
Above is a window of Paenibacillus thermoaerophilus DNA encoding:
- a CDS encoding antirestriction protein ArdA, producing MQINVYIANLAKYNEGKLVGRWVTLPMERHELKQCIRDVLGKDEEYAIHDYESPFAIGEYEDVFAINDDMEILNRYDDRLVAALCEFLGNRDEVIQALQAGEFIVYYDIDDLTDVAEQMAEEGLFGHVPPSLMPYLDYGKIARDLQHDGWYLSRQLRIAVRLQS
- a CDS encoding helix-turn-helix domain-containing protein; this translates as MAEFIHIVGNQIRKIRKLKGMTQERLAERSGLSFSYISDVERGTRNISLESLGKIISALGVKPAQLFEDIEELPMHYGSDNIRTKIEDLNAMLSQRHADEVDFVIKVAREFLNTIDRRKR
- a CDS encoding antirestriction protein ArdA; the protein is MQIQIYVTGEGETVGRWLSLPMHPDDLRKAMQEIADGNEALEIRDFEAPFIIERDDDVFTVNEVAAVMAQYDHRLVYALCGCTDNADQVIRILNGGQLRVYYDVDSLYDVADAMVRSGYYGRVPVTLKRFLDYDKLVRELADAGWHFQPEVRVAVQPFYAMDAN
- the radC gene encoding RadC family protein, which translates into the protein MNHYDTIKSLFAQTLAERPGSYIVEELFSCFPSIADLMSVTEQELMQIKGVGKVRAKQILAALELARKLNVPVESQYIIRSPRDAANLLIPEMRYLQCEHFVVLFLNTKNGVIARETISIGSLNASIVHPREVFKAAIKRSSASIIAAHNHPSSNPIPSSEDIQITKRLVECGNIIGIDVLDHIIIGGDQFYSMKKHGLI
- a CDS encoding S-layer homology domain-containing protein → MSVKKITSLLVAVILVFSLFGTASAALPGYGEELQNAPSNTPTVTFADVPNTHWANKYISEMASRKVLEGYPDGKFRPENQVSRAEFATIIVKASGLQAKKVNYSSFSDVKPTDWYSPYIEAVKDYMTGYRTADGSYIFNPTAPALREDITVALVKLKGYDVARLANRSIIEAMFKDYAGISEAAKDYVAVAVENGLVSGYQDESFRPQASITRAEAATLLWRAYQYGNDNKGVGGGNQTTTTTPTPPVTQPTTPATNPSTPSQPQQPSQAAKFSVDTLVGGMGQGDVDGPVSIAKINAVDSMVLDKEDNIFFLDQSKNKIRKFNKSNGRVETFKSVDSQFDGSFSKDGKVVYYDHNDFRAKKLTYSYANNRLYLLGFSFSNPWTDQIFELTSSAVSLSTYGLNNRQDYNYRFFRIDNNNNFIYGRGGNWTDSFIYSAAIGSESQLLASEKDATGVTFSRYDNVNDRPLDVITADNNLYVLDTGNRTLTKIQLFPRKVETVVSFDNLTFNSVTAYNGMFYVSSGSTIYELNLNGKLSTFIAGKDLTYNDGNPINKISQLSFDSNGNVIVYDDDNKAIRRINL